From Flavobacterium arcticum, the proteins below share one genomic window:
- a CDS encoding YoaK family protein: MLKNRGKKRAYQHNIRLATLLSFVAGIVNISGLLSLNILTTNLTGHFAFLSEAFVNNNYKTAFISVFYVLCFLAGSFISNLTIELVSRKKPSLAYAVPINIEILIIAGVALFINPKELQHPEYIAAILLFAMGLQNSLVTKVSQSVVRTTHLTGLFTDLGIELSQLFFYKEKRELQQLKRGVYLKLSIILFFFAGGIVGGLLYKEIALKTLLVACCFLLLALVYDSILLRYYTIKHKVTTHKH; encoded by the coding sequence ATGCTCAAAAACAGAGGCAAAAAAAGAGCATATCAGCACAACATCAGGCTTGCAACACTATTATCATTTGTAGCAGGTATCGTTAATATATCGGGATTACTATCATTAAACATACTAACCACCAACCTTACAGGGCACTTTGCCTTTTTATCGGAAGCCTTTGTAAACAATAATTATAAAACTGCATTTATAAGCGTCTTCTATGTGCTTTGCTTTTTGGCAGGTTCGTTTATTTCGAACCTTACCATCGAACTCGTTTCTCGAAAAAAGCCATCACTAGCCTATGCTGTACCCATAAATATAGAAATACTCATTATTGCGGGAGTAGCCCTCTTTATAAACCCAAAAGAGTTACAACACCCCGAATACATCGCTGCCATACTCCTTTTTGCTATGGGATTACAAAACTCACTCGTTACAAAAGTTTCACAATCGGTAGTCAGGACAACCCACCTCACAGGCTTGTTTACTGATTTAGGCATCGAACTCTCGCAACTCTTTTTCTATAAAGAAAAACGCGAACTACAGCAGCTTAAAAGAGGTGTTTATTTAAAACTTTCTATAATTCTGTTTTTCTTTGCAGGCGGAATTGTAGGCGGATTGCTCTATAAAGAAATTGCACTAAAAACACTGCTTGTTGCTTGCTGTTTTTTACTACTAGCATTGGTATATGATAGCATCTTGCTGCGCTATTACACCATAAAACATAAGGTAACAACACACAAACACTAA
- a CDS encoding Panacea domain-containing protein: MYNPIDIANYFLKKYGDKSEITPMKLVKLVYIAHGWYLGISDKALIDENPEAWKYGPVIPRVYHHFKDYGRKAITINYFPNDPDDNLPEKIKTFLDKIWQVYGKFSAIQLSAKTHEIGTPWYITWSKLIQNNNMKRKTGFGIFSSQIPDNIIKEYYKKKVAINKVESKSS; encoded by the coding sequence ATGTATAATCCTATAGACATAGCGAATTATTTTCTAAAAAAATATGGGGATAAGTCTGAAATAACTCCAATGAAGTTAGTCAAGCTTGTTTACATTGCTCATGGATGGTATTTAGGGATTAGTGATAAAGCTTTAATTGATGAAAATCCAGAGGCTTGGAAATATGGTCCTGTTATTCCTAGGGTTTATCACCACTTTAAAGACTATGGCAGAAAAGCTATAACTATAAATTATTTTCCTAATGACCCTGATGATAATCTTCCTGAAAAAATTAAAACTTTTTTGGATAAGATATGGCAAGTGTATGGCAAGTTTTCAGCAATACAGTTAAGTGCAAAAACTCATGAAATAGGCACTCCTTGGTATATAACATGGAGTAAATTAATTCAGAATAATAATATGAAAAGAAAAACGGGTTTTGGCATTTTTTCTTCTCAAATCCCTGATAATATAATTAAGGAATATTATAAGAAAAAAGTTGCAATTAATAAGGTTGAATCTAAATCAAGTTAA
- a CDS encoding ComF family protein, whose protein sequence is MLKNLINILFPKTCSGCDTILLESEHTICTACIHEMPYTHHHLVSNNETFKKFYGRLPLEHASALLYFHKEGLVQQLIHNLKYKGQQDIGKLMGQWYAHELKNVGALQSVTDVIPVPLHPKKLRERGYNQVTEFGKALAEGLNVNYNQDILLRTTYNKTQTKKNRDARAAIIGSAFDVTYTDADSSKHFLLIDDVITTGATLESCGKALLKTPNSKLSIATIAYAHS, encoded by the coding sequence ATGCTTAAAAACCTTATCAATATACTATTCCCAAAAACCTGTTCGGGTTGCGATACTATTTTACTAGAAAGCGAACACACAATATGTACTGCCTGTATTCACGAAATGCCTTACACACACCACCATTTAGTTTCAAATAATGAAACCTTTAAAAAGTTTTATGGCAGGTTGCCATTAGAACACGCTTCGGCATTGCTGTATTTTCATAAAGAGGGGTTGGTACAACAGCTTATTCATAACCTCAAGTACAAAGGACAGCAGGACATTGGCAAACTCATGGGGCAATGGTATGCCCACGAACTAAAAAATGTAGGTGCACTACAATCTGTCACCGATGTAATACCCGTACCACTACACCCCAAAAAACTTCGCGAACGTGGGTACAACCAAGTTACCGAGTTCGGGAAAGCCTTAGCCGAAGGGCTTAACGTAAACTATAACCAAGATATATTACTGCGTACTACTTACAACAAAACACAAACCAAAAAGAACCGAGATGCAAGGGCAGCTATTATAGGCAGTGCATTTGATGTTACCTATACCGATGCTGATAGTAGCAAACACTTTTTACTGATAGACGACGTTATCACTACAGGAGCAACATTAGAGTCGTGCGGTAAAGCGTTACTAAAAACACCCAATAGTAAACTGAGCATAGCAACTATTGCCTATGCCCACTCTTAA
- the lepA gene encoding translation elongation factor 4 → MKHIRNFCIIAHIDHGKSTLADRLLDATQTVTAREQQAQLLDNMDLERERGITIKSHAIQMDYIHNGEQYTLNLIDTPGHVDFSYEVSRSIAACEGALLIVDAAQSIQAQTISNLYLALENDLEIIPVLNKIDLPSANPEEVSDDIVDLLGCEYEDIIPASGKTGLGVDKILEAIINRIPPPKGVEDEPLQALIFDSVYNPFRGIEVIFRVTNGTIKKGQKIKFMATGKEYFADEIGTLKLNQVPKQEIKTGDVGYLISGIKEAREVKVGDTITDAKEPTKNMIGGFENVKPMVFAGIYPVDTEDYEELRNSMEKLQLNDASLVFLPESSAALGFGFRCGFLGMLHMEIIQERLEREFDMTVITTVPNVSYFAYSKKEPEVPIVVNNPSDLPEPSRMDHVEEPYIKATIITKSDFVGQVMSLCIEKRGLITNQTYLTPERVELTFDMPLAEIVFDFYDRLKTVSKGYASFDYSPIGMRTSNLVKVDILLNGQIVDALSALIHVDNAHNIGKKMCEKLKELIPRQQFDIPIQAAIGVKVISRETIKALRKDVTAKCYGGDISRKRKLLEKQKKGKKRMRQVGNVEIPQEAFMAVLKLND, encoded by the coding sequence ATGAAGCACATTAGAAATTTTTGTATTATTGCCCATATCGACCATGGTAAAAGTACACTTGCCGATAGACTGCTAGATGCTACCCAAACGGTAACAGCACGCGAACAGCAAGCGCAACTTCTAGACAATATGGACTTAGAGCGCGAGCGTGGTATTACCATAAAGAGCCACGCTATACAGATGGACTATATACACAATGGCGAGCAATATACCCTTAACCTTATAGACACTCCTGGGCACGTAGATTTCTCTTACGAGGTATCGCGTTCTATAGCAGCGTGCGAAGGCGCACTACTTATAGTAGATGCTGCACAAAGCATACAGGCACAAACCATAAGTAACCTATACTTAGCCTTAGAAAATGACCTTGAGATTATACCTGTACTTAATAAAATAGACTTACCAAGCGCAAACCCCGAAGAGGTGAGCGACGATATTGTCGATTTATTAGGATGCGAGTATGAAGATATTATACCTGCTAGTGGAAAAACAGGACTGGGTGTAGATAAAATACTCGAAGCCATTATAAACCGCATACCACCACCAAAAGGTGTAGAAGACGAGCCACTACAGGCTTTGATATTCGACTCGGTATATAACCCGTTTCGTGGTATAGAAGTTATCTTTAGAGTAACAAACGGCACGATAAAAAAGGGACAAAAAATTAAGTTTATGGCTACGGGCAAAGAATATTTTGCCGACGAAATTGGTACGCTAAAACTAAACCAAGTTCCTAAACAAGAAATAAAAACGGGCGATGTGGGTTACCTCATCTCTGGAATAAAAGAAGCCCGCGAAGTAAAAGTGGGTGATACTATTACCGATGCCAAAGAGCCTACCAAAAACATGATTGGCGGTTTCGAGAACGTAAAACCAATGGTATTTGCAGGTATATATCCTGTAGATACAGAGGATTATGAAGAGCTGCGTAACTCTATGGAGAAACTACAGCTAAACGATGCCTCGTTAGTATTTTTACCCGAAAGTTCGGCAGCACTAGGTTTTGGTTTCCGTTGTGGATTCTTAGGAATGCTACACATGGAAATTATTCAGGAGCGACTAGAACGTGAGTTCGACATGACGGTGATTACTACCGTACCCAACGTTTCATATTTTGCCTATAGCAAAAAAGAACCCGAAGTACCTATAGTGGTAAACAACCCAAGCGACCTACCTGAACCAAGCAGAATGGATCATGTAGAAGAGCCATACATAAAAGCAACCATCATTACAAAATCTGACTTTGTGGGGCAAGTAATGAGCCTGTGTATAGAGAAGCGTGGACTTATAACGAACCAAACCTACCTTACACCAGAGCGTGTAGAGCTAACGTTTGATATGCCGCTTGCCGAGATTGTATTTGACTTTTATGATAGGCTAAAAACAGTATCGAAAGGGTATGCCTCGTTTGACTACTCGCCTATAGGGATGCGCACCTCTAACCTTGTTAAAGTAGATATACTGCTTAACGGGCAAATTGTAGATGCACTATCGGCATTAATACACGTAGATAACGCACACAACATAGGTAAAAAAATGTGTGAGAAGCTAAAAGAACTTATACCACGCCAACAGTTCGATATTCCTATTCAGGCAGCAATTGGGGTTAAGGTCATTAGCCGCGAAACCATTAAGGCACTCCGTAAAGATGTTACCGCAAAATGTTATGGTGGTGATATATCGCGTAAGCGTAAACTACTGGAAAAACAGAAAAAAGGTAAAAAGCGTATGCGCCAAGTGGGTAACGTAGAGATACCACAAGAAGCCTTTATGGCGGTGTTGAAACTGAATGATTAA
- the thiL gene encoding thiamine-phosphate kinase, which translates to MLEDKNQERTSLSSMGEFGLIDHLTKDIEINQPSTLKGIGDDAAVLDFKDKRTVISTDMLVEGVHFDLAYMPLKHLGYKAVVVNLSDICAMNAKPTQITVSIAVSNRFPLEALEELYSGIRHAAKVYDVDIVGGDTTSSQKGLIISITAIGEAEEADITYRVGATDTDLLVVSGDVGAAYMGLQVLDREKEVFKVNPNNQPDLEAYDYLIERQLKPEARKDVKELLKALEIQPTAMIDISDGLSSEILHLCKQSNVGCNLYEDKIPLDPQLINVCEEFNIDITTVALNGGEDYELLFTIKMEDFEKIKANPNFSIIGHMTQESEGAHLITRANTKIALKARGWNAINDEE; encoded by the coding sequence ATGTTAGAAGATAAAAACCAAGAACGCACCAGCCTTTCGAGCATGGGCGAATTCGGACTGATAGACCACCTTACCAAAGATATCGAGATAAACCAACCTAGTACCCTAAAAGGTATTGGCGACGACGCTGCTGTACTCGACTTTAAAGACAAGCGCACCGTAATAAGCACCGATATGCTGGTAGAGGGCGTACACTTCGACCTTGCCTATATGCCGTTAAAGCATTTAGGCTACAAAGCCGTGGTAGTAAACCTATCTGATATTTGTGCTATGAACGCCAAACCTACCCAAATAACGGTAAGCATAGCAGTATCTAATCGTTTCCCGCTGGAAGCATTAGAGGAACTCTACAGCGGTATTCGTCATGCTGCCAAGGTATATGATGTAGATATCGTAGGTGGCGACACGACCTCTTCGCAAAAAGGACTAATTATCTCGATAACCGCCATTGGCGAGGCCGAAGAAGCCGATATTACCTACCGCGTAGGTGCTACTGATACCGACCTGCTTGTAGTAAGTGGCGACGTAGGCGCAGCCTATATGGGCTTGCAAGTACTAGACCGCGAGAAAGAAGTATTTAAAGTGAACCCTAATAATCAGCCCGATTTAGAGGCATACGATTATCTTATCGAGCGTCAGTTAAAACCCGAAGCCCGTAAAGATGTAAAAGAGCTGCTAAAAGCCCTTGAAATACAACCTACCGCAATGATTGATATTTCTGATGGGTTATCGTCAGAGATACTGCACCTGTGCAAGCAGAGCAACGTGGGCTGTAACCTGTATGAAGATAAAATTCCGTTAGACCCGCAACTGATAAACGTATGCGAAGAGTTTAATATTGATATCACTACCGTAGCTCTAAATGGTGGCGAAGACTACGAATTACTGTTTACCATAAAAATGGAAGACTTCGAGAAGATTAAGGCGAACCCTAATTTTAGCATTATCGGGCACATGACGCAGGAAAGCGAAGGTGCACACCTGATAACCCGTGCCAATACTAAAATAGCACTTAAAGCCCGCGGTTGGAATGCCATTAACGACGAAGAATAA
- a CDS encoding Ig-like domain-containing protein, whose translation MLKNRFLLYIFFIALSLTSCAKRGSITGGAKDTLAPVLTGSTPRNMSTQFNGTELRVDFDEYVKIKDVNKQLIISPPMENAPIITPMGSASKYISIKIKDTLQPNTTYSFNFGQSITDNNEGNPYSQFKFVFSTGTYIDSLTLGGKIKDAFSQKPDNFVTILMYEDNETYTDSTVFKERPRYVTNTLDSMTMYSLQNLKEGRYRLFALKDNNNNYKYDPKSDKIAFLPYTVSVPNDTLYQLELFKEELPFKAKRPKQESINRFIAGYEGTAKGKDIKIKVANAANNEAIQSITTYIKDKDSVQVWLPRNITADSLSMNMAYRDSIKDFIVKFKEMKAADSLSVTAVQKSGLHFREKFTLNTTTPLTTIDSTKITLTRKDSTAVPFTYAYDDFKQELKFDFEKEEDQKYVFNLMPGALRDFYEKENDTLTYKLSTRSLNDYGNLRIKLSNVNRFPLILQVLNASEDVKAEYYSEGETQINFDGMLPDEYILRVIYDDNGNKEWDTGNYLEKRQPEQVIYRQGKPIKLMALWDVNEDFNLGG comes from the coding sequence ATGCTGAAGAACAGATTTCTGCTTTATATATTTTTCATTGCGCTGTCGCTTACCAGTTGTGCCAAAAGAGGCTCTATAACAGGTGGAGCAAAAGACACGCTTGCTCCTGTACTTACAGGAAGTACACCGCGCAACATGAGTACACAATTTAATGGTACCGAGTTACGTGTCGATTTTGATGAGTATGTCAAAATTAAAGATGTAAATAAGCAGCTTATCATTTCGCCACCTATGGAAAATGCTCCTATTATTACCCCTATGGGTAGTGCTAGTAAGTACATTAGTATAAAAATAAAAGATACCCTACAGCCTAACACTACCTACAGTTTTAACTTTGGGCAAAGTATTACCGATAACAACGAGGGTAATCCCTACTCACAATTTAAGTTTGTATTCTCTACAGGTACATACATCGACTCGCTAACACTGGGCGGAAAAATTAAAGATGCCTTTAGCCAAAAGCCCGATAACTTTGTTACCATACTAATGTATGAAGATAACGAAACCTACACCGACTCCACCGTATTTAAAGAACGTCCGCGTTATGTTACCAACACACTAGACAGCATGACCATGTACTCACTGCAAAACCTGAAAGAAGGCAGGTATCGTCTGTTTGCTTTAAAAGACAATAACAACAATTATAAATATGACCCTAAGAGCGATAAAATTGCTTTTTTACCCTATACCGTAAGCGTTCCTAACGACACGCTGTATCAATTAGAGTTATTTAAAGAAGAGTTACCTTTTAAAGCCAAAAGACCTAAACAAGAAAGCATTAACAGGTTTATTGCAGGTTATGAGGGTACAGCAAAAGGAAAAGACATTAAAATTAAAGTTGCCAATGCTGCCAACAACGAGGCCATACAAAGCATAACTACTTACATTAAGGATAAAGACTCAGTACAAGTATGGTTACCCCGCAACATTACAGCCGATTCGCTTAGCATGAATATGGCTTATCGCGACTCTATAAAAGATTTTATTGTCAAGTTTAAAGAAATGAAGGCTGCCGATTCCCTCTCTGTAACAGCTGTACAAAAAAGCGGGTTGCACTTTCGCGAAAAATTTACGCTAAACACTACTACGCCGTTAACTACCATAGACAGTACCAAGATAACCCTTACCCGAAAAGACTCTACCGCAGTACCTTTTACCTATGCGTATGACGATTTTAAGCAAGAGTTAAAATTTGATTTTGAAAAAGAAGAAGATCAAAAATATGTCTTTAACCTAATGCCAGGTGCGCTGCGCGATTTTTATGAAAAAGAAAACGACACGCTTACTTATAAGCTATCTACGCGTTCTTTAAACGACTACGGAAACCTAAGAATAAAACTATCTAACGTAAATAGATTCCCTTTAATCCTACAGGTATTAAATGCTAGTGAAGATGTAAAAGCCGAATATTACTCGGAAGGAGAAACCCAAATAAACTTCGATGGCATGTTACCAGATGAGTATATACTGCGCGTAATATATGACGACAATGGCAATAAAGAATGGGACACAGGTAACTACCTCGAAAAAAGACAACCCGAACAAGTAATTTATAGGCAAGGAAAACCTATAAAACTAATGGCACTATGGGATGTAAACGAAGATTTTAATCTAGGAGGGTAA
- a CDS encoding amidohydrolase, translating to MKISLIQTPLTWENHKANRDNFTERINSIEATDLIVLPEMFTTGFTMQPEGVAEKMEGESVVWMQEMAKAKDCAITGSLVITEDGKYYNRLFFVYPDGSYKTYDKRHLFTLAGEEKYYTAGSDRLVLEYRGWKICPLVCYDLRFPIFSRNTEDFDLLLYVANWPQVRIQAWDALLKARAIENMCYIAGVNRIGQDNNGHNYSGHSQVIGGLGDYVVEPFGYEDVFTVELDKTALHKTRKKFGFLNDRDSFTLLD from the coding sequence ATGAAAATCTCCCTGATACAAACTCCGCTTACTTGGGAAAACCATAAAGCGAACCGCGACAATTTTACCGAGAGGATAAACAGCATAGAAGCAACCGACTTAATAGTATTGCCCGAAATGTTTACTACAGGATTTACTATGCAACCCGAAGGAGTTGCCGAAAAAATGGAGGGGGAATCGGTAGTGTGGATGCAGGAAATGGCAAAAGCTAAAGACTGCGCCATAACAGGGAGTTTGGTTATCACGGAAGATGGTAAGTATTATAACAGATTGTTTTTTGTATATCCCGATGGGAGCTATAAAACGTATGACAAACGTCACCTCTTTACTCTTGCAGGTGAAGAGAAGTACTACACCGCAGGCAGTGACAGGCTGGTTTTAGAGTATCGTGGCTGGAAGATATGCCCGCTAGTGTGTTATGACCTTCGGTTCCCTATTTTTTCGCGTAATACGGAAGATTTTGACTTGTTGCTGTATGTTGCCAACTGGCCACAAGTGCGCATACAGGCTTGGGACGCTTTACTTAAAGCCCGTGCTATAGAAAATATGTGCTATATAGCGGGTGTAAACCGTATAGGGCAAGATAACAACGGACATAACTATAGCGGACACTCGCAGGTAATAGGTGGTTTAGGCGATTATGTGGTAGAGCCGTTTGGTTATGAAGATGTTTTTACTGTTGAATTGGATAAAACAGCATTACACAAAACCCGCAAAAAGTTTGGTTTTCTTAACGATAGGGATAGTTTTACCCTCCTAGATTAA
- a CDS encoding succinate dehydrogenase/fumarate reductase iron-sulfur subunit has protein sequence MNLTLKIWRQKNAQDKGKMVDYQINDISGDMSFLEMLDVLNEDLNNKGEDPVAFDHDCREGICGMCSLFINGEAHGPDRGVTTCQLHMRKFKDGDTIYIEPFRAKAFPVIKDLVVDRTSFDKIQQAGGFISVNTSGNTQDANNIPIQKHNADMAFDAATCIGCGACVASCKNASAMLFVSAKVSQFALLPQGRIEATERVLNMVAKMDEEGFGACTNTGACEVECPKGISLENIARMNREYLFASLK, from the coding sequence ATGAATCTTACATTAAAAATATGGCGTCAGAAAAACGCTCAGGATAAAGGAAAAATGGTTGATTATCAAATCAACGATATTTCAGGAGATATGTCGTTCTTAGAAATGCTCGATGTATTAAATGAAGACCTTAACAACAAGGGTGAAGACCCTGTTGCTTTTGACCACGATTGCCGCGAAGGTATTTGTGGTATGTGTTCGCTGTTTATTAACGGCGAAGCACACGGACCTGACAGGGGAGTAACTACCTGCCAGCTTCACATGAGAAAATTTAAAGATGGCGATACAATATATATAGAACCTTTCCGTGCTAAGGCATTTCCTGTAATAAAAGACTTGGTTGTTGACCGTACGTCTTTTGACAAGATACAGCAAGCAGGTGGTTTTATATCGGTAAACACATCTGGTAATACTCAGGATGCAAATAACATTCCTATCCAGAAACATAATGCCGATATGGCGTTTGACGCTGCTACCTGTATTGGTTGTGGTGCATGTGTAGCGAGTTGTAAAAATGCATCGGCTATGCTGTTTGTTTCGGCAAAAGTATCGCAGTTTGCATTGTTGCCACAAGGTAGAATAGAAGCTACTGAGCGTGTGCTTAACATGGTGGCTAAAATGGACGAAGAAGGTTTTGGTGCATGTACTAATACTGGAGCTTGTGAGGTAGAATGTCCTAAAGGAATTTCTTTAGAAAACATTGCTCGTATGAACAGAGAATATCTGTTTGCAAGTCTTAAATAA
- a CDS encoding glycine--tRNA ligase, protein MAKQEDIFKNVISHAKEYGYIFPSSEIYDGLSAVYDYGQNGAELKKNIRDYWWKAMVQMHENIVGIDASIFMHPTTWKASGHVDAFNDPLIDNKDSKKRYRADVLIEDYAEKLNIKAQKEIEKAKKRFGEAFNEEEFVTTNPRVVGYLSKRAEILKRMGHSLETENLADVKALIEELEIADPDTGSKSWTEVRQFNLMFGTKLGAEAAHAMDLYLRPETAQGIFVNFSNVQKTGRMKIPFGIAQTGKAFRNEIVARQFIFRMREFEQMEMQFFVRPGEEMKWYEYWKETRLKWHMSLGLDKENYRFHDHDKLAHYANAAADIEFNFPFGFKELEGIHSRTDFDLKAHEEHSGKKLQFFDTELNQNYVPYVVETSIGLDRMFLAVFSSSLKEETLEDGSVRTVLSLPAVLAPTKAAVLPLVKKDGLPEVAREIIEDLKWDFNVAYDEKDAVGRRYRRQDALGTPFCITVDHQTLEDKTVTIRHRDSMKQDRVAIADLRNIINEEVSVRKWLMKM, encoded by the coding sequence ATGGCAAAACAAGAAGATATTTTTAAGAATGTAATTTCGCACGCTAAAGAGTATGGGTATATATTCCCATCGAGCGAAATATATGACGGACTAAGCGCAGTATATGACTATGGGCAAAATGGTGCCGAGTTAAAAAAGAACATCCGTGACTACTGGTGGAAAGCAATGGTACAAATGCACGAAAATATAGTGGGTATAGATGCCTCTATATTTATGCATCCTACTACTTGGAAAGCATCGGGGCACGTAGATGCGTTTAACGACCCGTTGATAGATAATAAAGACAGTAAGAAACGATATAGGGCAGATGTGCTTATTGAGGATTATGCCGAGAAGCTAAACATTAAAGCCCAAAAAGAAATAGAGAAAGCTAAGAAACGTTTTGGCGAAGCCTTTAACGAAGAAGAGTTTGTAACGACCAACCCGCGTGTAGTAGGCTACCTTTCTAAAAGAGCTGAGATACTAAAACGTATGGGGCATTCGTTAGAAACAGAGAACCTTGCCGACGTGAAAGCGCTTATTGAAGAGCTTGAAATTGCCGACCCTGATACAGGTAGTAAAAGCTGGACAGAGGTACGCCAGTTTAACCTAATGTTTGGTACTAAGCTGGGTGCTGAGGCTGCACATGCTATGGACTTGTACCTGCGCCCAGAAACGGCACAAGGTATATTTGTAAACTTCTCGAATGTGCAAAAAACAGGTAGAATGAAAATTCCGTTTGGTATTGCACAAACGGGTAAGGCGTTCCGTAACGAGATTGTAGCGCGTCAGTTTATCTTCCGTATGCGTGAGTTTGAACAAATGGAAATGCAGTTTTTTGTACGCCCAGGCGAAGAAATGAAATGGTATGAGTACTGGAAAGAAACCCGTTTAAAATGGCACATGTCATTAGGGTTAGATAAAGAAAATTATCGTTTCCATGACCACGATAAGTTGGCACACTATGCTAATGCGGCTGCCGATATAGAGTTTAATTTCCCATTTGGGTTTAAAGAGTTAGAGGGTATCCACTCTCGTACTGATTTTGACCTGAAAGCACACGAAGAGCATAGTGGTAAAAAATTACAGTTTTTTGATACGGAACTAAATCAAAACTATGTGCCGTATGTAGTAGAAACGTCTATTGGTCTTGACAGGATGTTTCTTGCTGTGTTCTCTTCGTCATTAAAAGAGGAAACACTAGAAGACGGTTCTGTACGTACAGTACTTAGCCTTCCTGCTGTACTTGCGCCAACTAAGGCTGCGGTACTGCCATTGGTTAAAAAAGACGGACTGCCAGAAGTAGCACGTGAAATTATAGAAGACCTTAAATGGGACTTTAATGTAGCCTATGATGAGAAAGATGCCGTAGGGCGACGTTACCGCAGGCAAGATGCATTGGGTACACCTTTCTGTATTACGGTTGACCACCAAACGCTGGAAGATAAAACAGTAACCATTCGTCATCGTGATAGTATGAAACAAGATAGGGTTGCCATAGCCGACCTTAGAAATATAATCAATGAAGAGGTTTCTGTAAGAAAATGGTTGATGAAGATGTAA